Sequence from the Ciona intestinalis unplaced genomic scaffold, KH HT001131.1, whole genome shotgun sequence genome:
CCTGTCATACACCAATCAATCAAACATTCGCATCACGCCGCGTCATACAAAGATTAACGGCCTCGCAGCTGCCATAAGGTTTTCAATCCTTACAATTGTGCACGAATGTATGATGCACAACTAAACGCCCAGAAAACGCACTTTTGCCTATTGACGCCCCACAACTATTTTTTGATCGGTAAAAGATTAAATGCTTGGATTTACCATAATAGCGTTTCGGTAACCCGCCAAACTGCGTACCTACAcattaaaatagaatgagtcatttatataaaaagtataaaagtCTAGAGCTGCTCTACTTTAAACTACTGCTGTACACTAACTCTATGCTACAGCATTATACACCAGGCTATAGACCGCAGTCACGATACAATTCAACAGAAGCAAATGATAAGGCAAGCGGGCGCACAAGCATTGCCCCCAGGCAGCCACAACTGAAGGCGACTTTACAGTAAAACGAAATCGGCTTCTCATTACCACGTCACCTATAGGCGTGAAAGCTACGAATTTTGGAGAAGCGGCTAAAATTAAGACCGAGAAAACGCTCCGAGGTGATTATTTGCGAAGAGCGCGCACCGTATTTATGAAATTGCTATACAACTTCAACTAGTATGCCGCATCGCCATAACTGATGTAACCGCAAACACAAAATCACAAGTTAttgtaaattacaaaactacaTTTACCATAAAGCATATATCTAGTACATGTAATTCATATAATATAACTAAGACTCCTTTCTATGTTATATCGTATTTTATAATCTATGATACACGACCACAAAAATGCATGAATGTTTGATGAATATACCAACTACCGATATATGTTTCAATAGCTAAGCAGGTAATGTTATACATCCTCCGTTAAAGCTCATATGAGCCCTGTACTCTTATAACCGTATACATTACAAATTGTGGTCTAAGCGTTTCGTTGTTtacagggtggggtaatatgggacacatttagaaCATAATACCCGATGACCCTGtgatttaaacagttaacaacggtctatgaaagtcatAAAGATAAGGGTTTAAAATtgcttgaatgtttttttaccagcaaataggacgagaaaatagactgaaaaCATGTACAATCCACCCAACGACTCACATTGACTTTTTTggatgctaaaggtgtcccgtctcccctcACCTTATACAATGCTTATTTTGTCGTAATCTTGTAACACAGCTATGTTGAAAACTTGCTTCACTGCagaattaaatttaacttttaaacacgTTACTGCCTCGTATCATAAGTACAGGCTCGaccgtttgtttaaattgaactAGTCCTTACATTCTTATCTTTTGTCTAAGTTTCTATGCCAAAAAGTAGGACAACCGAATGTAACCCTGTAATTAGTCTGCAGCTAGCGTTGTTCAATTTGTAAATCAAGTAGAATTTCTCAccgaaacaattaacaccagTGCTTTATCGCCCCGAGCTAATAATGTAGTGTACTGTTGCTTTCCCACGATAACTTGCATTAAAACTCATTTAAACGTGCAGGTATACAGTGGTGTACAtacaaacacatatatatgcaTTTTAAGAGTAGTATGGgaaattttgtattataacGTATTTTgcgcaaaaataaaaatcaaggGTACAAAAGGATGCAGTTtgtataaaactgtaacaaCCGGTGTGGGTTTGGAAGGTCAACTTATACTTAACCGCAATCAATATTGCATTAAGAACACCGTCAGCTATCGAGCACTGTTGTTGGGAAAACCAAGGAAAAAATGTGGCATAATTACACCACAGACGCCGCCAAAATGGGCATCAAGAAACCGtaaaaacaattcaataaCCGGCTGTAGGTAAAGGTCGCCGAATAgaacaataaattatttacaagtCGAAATGGGACGTGGGGTTTCTTGGTGGAAATGAAACGTTTTTCATTTcgtctttaatttaaaaacacagttgGGGTGATTTTGTGAGTGCGGGTATTGAGTAAAATTACGAATAATACTATGCGCGGTAATAggttaaagtattaaaaaatacgaagGGTAAGATAAGGCTGCTTCTACATCGCAGTGCTGTCTGTTTCAGGCTTCGGGGTGTCCGATGGTTCAAAAGCAGCATTAGTTTTTCCCAATTCCACTTCACCAAACTGCGCTGTGGCGCCATCTCCCGACTGCTCTCCTTTTAGAACAGTCCTTCTCGCGATTAATGCTCTGAGGTGGTAAAGTCCGAATACTATAGCATGTAGTACTATAGGCAGAACTATGACCGCTGCAATGCTGTAGCCAGCTGAGGTAGCAGGGCTGGTACTCCAGTTAACGGCTGCATATATTGCTGAGTTAACGTTGGTCCAATGTAGAATAAGCATGAAGAGAATATACACAACTCCATATAACGGGGCGTAGAAGAAATGCAGGAGACGGACAGGGAAAGCAACCATAAATATATCGATGAGCATGAGGATTGAGTTAGTGACGTGTAAATGGAATGTAACAGGTCGCAGATTTCGTTCCGCTGTCCGTGTTCGTCCAATCAAAGCCCAATAGAAGATCGTTACATTAAATGCAGCCACGGTTGCTACATTAAACATCCACCAGTTTATGATATGGAACCATCGCAGCGGGCCTACAAACAAgctacatttaatttaaactgaaaaaacataaacaaaacgtAAATTCGGCAAAAGGAAGtcatttgttattgttttctaaACGCTATACGTTTATGAAGGTGTAACATACAGGAAATATCGGATATGACTATAAACCAATATTACAAATAATactgatcatgttttattgtaaattaagCTTTAATTTACAAACTCTTTTGTGTgcgtttaaaatgttttaatagagtgggaaaagatgggatgCAGTTGGCtcataaatcccatattttctggtCGTGTTTGGCCCAATTATCAACGCTCTTTTGAAGTCGTAAGGACACGgttaaagtgaaaaaaaaatgaaaacgtgtcccatcttaccccaccctactatatgcaatTTTACTAAAGTACCTTTAGACGGTGCTTTGCCTCTTGTAGCAACACCGTATATTGACACTAGAAATGCGATCAGAAAATAAAGGTTCATCACCACTTCCGTCCAATTGCTTATGAACTGGTATACAGTGCTTGTTGTGTTAACTACATACGCACCGATAAGCCAGCCTATTGTGTAAGCGAACATAAAGCCGCGGTAAGCAAGGTGAATCCATCTGTTTGGTGTCCACTGTAAATTATGCAGCGTGTTACTCGACTGTGGTAATTACGTTAAAAGGTAATTAGGTTCAATGACAGGTAACAAAAGGTTACGTTGAACCTTACATAACGTTTACGAACTTATGCAATTATTACGTCCATTTATGTAATTGTTACGTccaaaaataacaattacctATAGCTTTACGTTTgccaaaaactttaaatgacaTTTTACATAATCCATACTTTAGTTTTATCTACATCATATTTGCAGATAATTAAGAGTGTATGCACTACggtaaaagtattttatacaaaaaaaaaataataaagaacaGATATGCCTATAGCTATATAGCGGGTAAAGAATGTGAcgttactttttatatttcactAACATATTACCACAATACTATCTAAATACTCGGTTATAAATCTTGTACTGTCAAAACACATATGCTGTAGGTCAGTTCTATCAAAGCAAGTTAAATCAACAAACCTGAATTCTCTGAAACTTTTCGGCTTCAACGTCTGTATACCAGAAGTGTTTTGCTTTGAATTCGAACCCGCAGCTTGTAGCCATGCTTACAATTAAACACTAAACTATTTCTATTAGTTTTCAGTTGAGTAGTTGCATATAAGGTAACGATTTGCACTGTCACAGTTACTAACAATTCTCTTGACACGCGGACAGTTGTATCTTACTCAGACCGAACAGGAAAAAGCGTCACTGATATGACGATGCAGCGTGACGATATTAGTGAGACGagttatttttgctacaagcTACGAACACTAACATTTCGATTcccaaataaacaacaatcaGCTGTTTTGAGTACTTAAAATTACATCTAGTTTTACCAATGCGCGAATCAGAGTTTAGGTAGTTAAATTCTgactacaaaataaaaactgcgCTGCGCCCTGCGTTCTTAAATATTGACATAGTAGTCTAAAATTTTCTGCTTAAATCGCTACCACTACGCTCAATGAACCGGAAAATTATATGCCTATGAAGCGGGCGTTAGGTTTTACTTTCTCTTGACTATCGGAACCCGAAACAcccaaaaataaaagtgaacgCCGGAACTGGTCAACCGTACTGTAGGCCAGTATGGGCGTGTAAAACCGGCGGTGACGGCGACCAGAGGAATGGCCCGCGGCACCAATAGGCCGATGACATCACTTATAACGCTTCGCTCGTTTCACAAGTGCAGCGCGAAGAGCCATTTGCTTCTCTCGGAAAGATCTTCCGGActtctttttcttcattttttccCGAACCATCATAAAAGGCTTCTTTTTACGTTTTTCCTGTGGAAAGATGTAGTTTTgatgaaaaaataatgttcgatatttttgtaaaaatatttaggttttagatttaattaaattttgttgatatttttgttaaaatattactttgcaAAAAACAAGCAagacatttttttttgaaaatacgAAAATAGTATTCGTAATTTAATATgcagttttaaattcaaaaccTCTTGATTACGGTCACCTTGTgtgcattaaatttaaaagagaTTTTCGTGATTGCATTTACAAAACTCAGTGGTATCGTTACACAAACAATGCGCACAAGTTATGCCTGTCATCCATACAAACGCAGTgacaatataataaacataagcAAACGATGATATGACAGTCATTCCGTTTATGCGGTGGCTGTCGGACTTATTAGTGAATCATAAAACGAGGTTTGACAGATCTAGGTAACGTCTTGAAACGGGTATCTTTAAGTGACGTTACCTTATTCGTGGTACTAGCAAACGGGTCCATTTTCGCCTTTTTTCGTCCGAACTTTTCCCGGTCCTCTCGCCCACGTAGTACAGTGGCCAATCTACTTTCCCGGTCATGTGGTCGCTTTTTATGGACAAGTTCAATGTCGTTTAATGCAACCAATTCAGCACTGAGAATTAAAATACCATTTCTTTCATGTTTTGCtctctaaattgtcagccatacattaaaaaaaaaaaaattcttagaAAGTTACATGGGTGGAATTCGTTGCGGGCACGTTGTGGAGAAATCATAGCACTTGTTTTGAAACAGCTGTTGCTCTGCCACTCAAGGAtaacacaagttacatttattcattcagttataaagtatttttatccaaaaccaCTCATGCATAATggatataattaatttttagggGGACAGTTGTTCCAACACATAACAGCTCACGAGTTATGCAACTTTAgtggtaaaacttttttttacaatcaaATAAAAGGACTAAACTTATACCTTTCTTCTTTTGAATCCAGTGACACCACTTTCCTCTTCCGTGCAGCAGGAAGAACTTCCTTGGATGCTTGTTGTGCTCGTACTCTTTGAAACTCTTCTTGAGTAAGAAGTCTCATCTGGCTCACAATTTGcgctttttgtattttttcttcaGGATCCATTCCTGCTGTTTCATCTTCCGCTGCTGGCTGAATCTTAGacaaaagaaaaaggaaatattaataacacaaGTCTGAATGAGATTTTCTGGCAATAGTTTAGTAAAGTTACAACATTTGTAGATTTGTTTGATACAATGCCAAGACCTtagataataaaatttaactagttttatgaataAAGTTGTTGGTTTTAATGACTTTTATTTAGTAGAATTGTAGTCAATATAAGACACAATAATACCTCTTCTTCATCGGAAGAAACATTCTTCCAACTTCCATCATTGTCGCTTGCATTAGAACAAGATTCCCAACCATCTGGAACCAAGAAAACAGTGTTTCAATATAAAcaggtcactaattggttgtctaaattgtcacccatatagaaataacaatcacacacaaagttacatacgaggtaactcgtaggctggcacaaggtgtatgaaacagaacactcgtgttataacaactgtcattttccggccatgccaagataaaacaagttacctTCATTCATTAATATAGTAAAAAAGATATGTCAATCGAGGTAAACCATTTATAATAATAGAATAAGCCTAGTTTACCTTGGACAGTGTTGTCTTCATCAACTTCTGGGGTTTCTGGCAAAGCTTCAGCTCCAGGTATATAATCCTTTACTACAAGTTTTCCGTATTCAGTAGTTTGTAGTTCAGTACTGGCTTCTGTAGGTTTGCCctgaaattaagaaaaaaatgattttaattcaaattaTATCCAGGGGGCCTAGAGCAAATTAGTGACCATGGGGTTGGGGCAAatatgtgtcttgcccaaggacacatatgttTATCAGTACCAATGATTTAAACGATTGCACTGCACCAAGGTCTCTTAACCAGGGGTGCAAGAAATGTTCCTACGGGTTACGGAGATGCTGAATCATTAAGGTTGGTTAGGTTTACTCTATATAAGCAATTCTATAAGGAGGTATGGGAATTGGCTGGTGATTTTAAAAGTGTGCAGCAAGGAAAAAGGGTAAGACCCTTGCACTACAtgcatacaataaaaaaattaaaacaataatttaaaatagagTGACGGTACCCTATCTTTCTTAAACAGCATAGTTGGATTAATTCTTCTGTAAAGTTGAATTAATGATCGAGCAGCTGAAGTGACAGCTTTATCGTGACGGGTTTTATATTGCGTTAAGTCACGCAGAAGGTCTTCCGTCATGGCTAACGGGCATCGAGCACAAATTTCCCGGACAGCGTttaatctgtaaaataaatgtatggaTCAATGGATGCAACTTACTTATCCTTGTGGGGTGTGACAATAACAGTCATTACTACTTGCGCCCGCTCACGAGTCTGTTGAATTATATAATAGTAGGAAAAAATAagatatgaatgtaacttatttatctttgcgtgaCATGGCAAGTCAACggtagtcattataacacttatgttttatataactcGTGCATGTCACAAGCTACCATATATGCAACTGCATGGGTGattctttttgtttatgaCTTTTTTGATCTTGTAGGAAAGTGTACCTAACAACTACCCACCCAACTCCCATGACTTCACTTGAATTCCTTTCACTGACAAAGTTATTTGCGATAGTCATTATGATGGTTCTTATTATTTCCGGAGGAACAAGTTCGTGGCTTGCTTGCGCTACAGCCAACAAAAGTTTCGTGACatctgaaaataaatgaaacaatattttggttaaagattttattttcagattaCTGGTTTGCGGAAATTTAGAAACAATCATTATTAaaggaacgagaaaataaacttggaatttataaatgttttagttGTCTGCTTGGTTTTACAGTTCTTTCAGTTATACAAAGTGAACTTTTTTGGAtcggaaaaaaacaaacaaaaacaattttaacaactaatGAAACCTATTTAAGgtagaaatgaaaaaaattaggcAATTATAGCACCTagaaaaatggtaaaatagaaaaaaatacaagtttctACAGACCCGTACCTACCTCTTTGATGGGGTTGCAAGAAACGTTGTATAAAAGGatagaaattaaataaaaatagttgatGCACGCCAACAATTCTTGAAATAACAACAATGTAAAGTAAACGAATCTCAAAACTTTCGTTCGTTTTTTGAAGTTGTTTGAAAAGTCTCTCAACAAACCCTGAGCATATGGGATGGTATTAGcaattttttagtaattttgttTGTCCTTTGGagagtaaaacaaaaagaaaggatatagcaacaaaaccaCAATCCTCAAAACACGCTTATTTACGGGTAAAACAGATTAACATTTAATTGGTCGAAAGAGACATGGTCACTACAGCTAAGATAAAAAATCAATTGTACAGAGTTGTAAAGTTTGTCCCAGTATATTACCTTGTGGATCATGCAAGAGGTGAATCGCAGAGAAatctgtgttttgttttttcatttttcttttgtgtttatttaacactttCAATGCTTTGTCACGTTTTGCTTTCGCACGAgttgatttcttttttg
This genomic interval carries:
- the LOC100181397 gene encoding protein rolling stone-like, which codes for MATSCGFEFKAKHFWYTDVEAEKFQRIQWTPNRWIHLAYRGFMFAYTIGWLIGAYVVNTTSTVYQFISNWTEVVMNLYFLIAFLVSIYGVATRGKAPSKGPLRWFHIINWWMFNVATVAAFNVTIFYWALIGRTRTAERNLRPVTFHLHVTNSILMLIDIFMVAFPVRLLHFFYAPLYGVVYILFMLILHWTNVNSAIYAAVNWSTSPATSAGYSIAAVIVLPIVLHAIVFGLYHLRALIARRTVLKGEQSGDGATAQFGEVELGKTNAAFEPSDTPKPETDSTAM
- the LOC100179058 gene encoding protein SDA1 homolog; translated protein: MGRTSQLPDNLPQLQNLIKRDPESYRAEFEQQYRRYESNLQVFLLQPSEDAKSLSELTMFIGQVAHCYPDVVGEFPEQLREILKRHASALHPEIRMMFCRALMLLRNKKLISPASLFELFFELFRCSDKLLRKTLYNFIIQDIKNLNIGHKDNKLNKTLQNFMYTMLSDSNSMAAKMSLNAMAELYNRKVWNDAKTVNVISTACFSKFTKVLSASLRFFLGQDKQVADSDSEAEEEGPSARDIILRFATKKKSTRAKAKRDKALKVLNKHKRKMKKQNTDFSAIHLLHDPQGFVERLFKQLQKTNESFEIRLLYIVVISRIVGVHQLFLFNFYPFIQRFLQPHQRDVTKLLLAVAQASHELVPPEIIRTIIMTIANNFVSERNSSEVMGVGLNAVREICARCPLAMTEDLLRDLTQYKTRHDKAVTSAARSLIQLYRRINPTMLFKKDRGKPTEASTELQTTEYGKLVVKDYIPGAEALPETPEVDEDNTVQDGWESCSNASDNDGSWKNVSSDEEEIQPAAEDETAGMDPEEKIQKAQIVSQMRLLTQEEFQRVRAQQASKEVLPAARKRKVVSLDSKEESAELVALNDIELVHKKRPHDRESRLATVLRGREDREKFGRKKAKMDPFASTTNKEKRKKKPFMMVREKMKKKKSGRSFREKQMALRAALVKRAKRYK